gtgaaggaaataatgcccttggtccaagtatgcatttaatgttaagtctaataaatgcggttcaatattaattaacaagttaataattcagtgagatcaagtgagctgaatgcctagctagaggccgctttagttcaagtggaattaatgatattaatccacaacttactcttgactgaacccgtagggtcacacaaatagtacgtaaacggatcaagtatttaatggaattaaatactccatctatggatattcggaatcgacggatcttggtttcagtgggagctaagatcgtcaaaggcaaacaatgaatactccggaaacgatgatattgccggaaacggaaatatggatcgtatcggaaatataaatattatccaagtcgtagatgttgccgaaaacggaaacatggtacgtatcggaaaatattatcggaaatggaaatattaccggaatctgaaatattgtcggaaacggaaatattgtgaatcggaaatattattggaatcggaaaataattccggaaacggaaatattaaatatttgttcgaaacggaaattaattccggaatcggaaatgttaaatattgttcgtatcggaaatgaattccggaatcgggaaattaatcggaagcgcatcgtacgaattagcatcggacgaaaattgctagacgaaggcccaacacgaagccaagcccgcgtccagcaagccaagcgcgccaacacaacgcagcgaaggccacgccaggcccagcgcaaggctaggctcagcaaggccaaggcgcgcgcgcacgaatgggctgcgagctgcgctgctcgcgtgggccgtaaggcttgcgtgggctgtgcggcatgctcgtgctcgtgtgcgtttgtgttcgatacaaatcctgaatctaatgggattcgtttaatgattaattcctaatcctaatagatagaattagttaaaaagagttttaataaaattataattaagctaattagtatcctaataggatttcaattccttttccatacccctataaatatgtggcctaggttcacaatttaaggacgagtttcaagtattcagagtgacattttgagatcaaaattcagtcatattgttgcccatattagccgaaaattcctagtaccttaagggcgattctagttggtgaatcttaaggcggatccggacgtgctgtggactttctacggagagacgacacttggagtcttaaagacttgttcttgttcggttctggcgcaactagggagggcatgctacaaagtgtacgtatgcatcctagactaattatttgattatgtgcaattaatttgaatcctagcatataggtttttccgcatgatttatgttgttcatatgtatcataacctaacagtggtatcacgagcctctttttaattgcatgatcaataattgcttaacatggttaaattttacaaatttgcaaagaattaaaaggggtgattaattttcgtaattgttaattaattgcaaattgcgtttatttaatgatatgtacgcagtttttcggcagtttcttcgttactcaaccaaatcgagtgatttttgtgtcaattccgcatgtaaaaggcattataaaattttgacaaaaacaccaattttctgccgaacccaggattcccaaattcgaagcctaactatgacttttcggaggttttagtttttcgaacgcaaaagtttgtaattttaagatgttaaattgaatatttgtgattcttgttgttaaatcttgaattttttattgacctactgtatatgtttaacaaatttgaatgcctaagcttgttaaatatacaacctaatttgtaattgtaattaatttggtgaaattcgaataatttagaatttgatttgattttcataattaattgacgatttaattaggtatccatgattaaaaaccaccataaaaattgttaatttgtgataaattttaaatttttttgacctatatttgaatccatgttaatcggaaattaattgattaataaattttcgatttttcgccctaaaattatgaaattaatatgatttattaatttgtcattaattttgaattaaaaattttaaatttttatgaaaaacgctcataaatgttgcacgcacaaagcaatggacgttacgtgttacccttaaggggtgttgtatagtgcgggcacgcgacgacgagcaagggagctcgtcgcccgtgtggtacaaatgcagcgagcgacaagcaaggcgcgcgcgcaaggcccGGGCCTGGGCGTATGTGCTGTGCGGTGGGCGAGGGCGAtggggcaaggcacaagcgacgagcgagacgcgtgtgggcagcgatggtgctgcgccacagcgtgcCTGGCTCGCCCAAGCAGACGCGACGAAGCAcaggggctgcgcgcagcgtggccagcgatggctgcgtgtgcgtgtgcagCGATCGGTCGAACGGGGCGCAGAAGCCTcgtggctcgatggggcttgggcgcaagcccaagtgcctcgtcttgctacgattgatacgttttgattttaattttagattttcagttcggaaataattttaattaactttaaaattaataattgaaattgttttctcggaatttaattttgattattataattattataaattttaatttatactaattattttactaaaattaaaaccttgaattaatttaaattcatttaattaaactgaaaaataaattaaatggattcgattataattttatatgagctttaaattttaattaaacttgtatgtttccggttagactagaaatacaattttatgtttaaaattagtaaagcatataaagttattggtttaagtgggagcctttagtcataaactcttgattaggtctacaatcctttaaggttaaaacaacttgattagaattaataaggactgaataattggtagattattggtgcccttaattaattactgcaaatatttatgtgatgcattacaatgtgtttttactaaccagctttgtgggccattcatgataatgaatgggtgaatggtatatattgtatatgtactgttttgcaggttaatgaaagtgactagtatggcccaaataggatagaaaatatagtctgcgtaccattaatttgaatgtaatattggtctaatgcaccaaagttttttcaatttaaatatggtctgcgtaccatcaaatagttgtaattagtttaaattatagctgatcctatttgaagaaaatggcgcctcccatggtgaaattcaagacggagtttccaatccattttcaagacggactttgaagttgaagcttcaagatgaagtcgggccatcactagtagaaaaaacccttgttgcagcgggcttttagacccctgttgcagcgtacatcgtatgctgcaactggggggcctgcaacaagtattgacttgttgcagcgtacaatgtacgctgcgaaaagtacttttttgcagcgtacatttgcatgtacgctgcaacaagtgtgtaaaattaggcaaaattcaagacttgttgcagcgtacaaaatgatgtacgctgcaacagactggtttgttgcagcgggcttttatttgtacgctgcaacaaagcccgctgcaacaaaccagtctgttgcagcgtacatcattttgtacgctgcaacaagtcttgatttttgcctaattttacacacttgttgcagcgaacaagtatatgccccctgcaacaaagctgtgcttttggcgggaaaattttagttttatttatctatacctagggtgtcttgcaccaaatataggaacctgtcaacaacaataaataaaatatcgcaacctgtagaacaaatataaaaaataataactggtgttttgtatacatcccaaaaccaaagtgcacgtactacattcaaaatatatatcccaaaaccaaagtgcacgtactacattcaaatatacgttccaatttcaatgtacgcatacattttaatggaaacgattgttctataacaactaaaccacctcgatcaagcgcgctcaagCCAATAGTAAATACTTGCGGGTAAAACACTTAGCccgttgctcacgaaccacatcaatttcctcactagtataggcgcattcctcggagtgtagacctttacaaaaacagaaatttcaactaagcattagattaaattcaaattaaatatcacactttaacattcaagcaactaataacaatgtcctaatagtcttggaaacttaaagctaagcatattaatcatgtaaaaggtataAAATGAATTCTTAGGTTATGTagctcaaatttgggagcgaaaatgtcattttagcctaaataaaacctataacgacccaatgagccttaaatgtgcgtaaatagattggaatgagtcttagaaagttaaaactatgcatattaaacatgtaaaaagtttaaaatgagtcattaggttctttagttcaaagttgggagcgaaaatgtcaatccagcctaaataagacctataacgacccaatgaaccttaaatgtgcataaatagattggaacgagtcttggaaacttaaagctaagtatattaatcatttaaaaggtttaaaatgagtccttaggttctttatttcaaatttgggagagaaaatgctcattttagcctaaatatggccaaaaacgaccaaacaaaccttaaatgtgcataaatagattggaataagtcttggaaacttcaaactaagcatattaatcatgtacaaagtttaaaataagtccttaggttattgagttcaaatttgggagcgaaaatatcattttagcctaaatatgacctataacgaaccaatgagccttaaatgtgcattaatagattcgaatgagtcttagaaagttaaaactatgcatattaaacatgtaaaaagtttaaaatgagtcattaggttctttagttcaaagttgggagcgaaaatgtcaatccagcctaaataagacctataacgacccaatgaaccttaaatgtgcataaatagattggaacgagtcttggaaacttaaagctaagtatattaatcatttaaaaggtttaaaatgagtccttaggttctttatttcaaatttgggagagaaaatgctcattttagcctaaatatgacctataacgacccaatgagcctataggtgcataaatagattggaacgagtcttagatcgttaaaattatgcatattaaacatgtaataagttttaaatgagtccttaggttctttattttaaagttgggagcgaaaatgccttattttagcctagatatgacctagaacgatcaaacaagcattaaatgggtataagtagattagaataagtcctagaaactcaaaactaagcttattaatcatataataatttaaaaatgagtccttaggttcttaagttcaaagttgggagcgaaaatgtcattttagcctaaatatgacctaaaacgacacaatgagccttaaatgtgcataaatggattggaatgagtcctagaaagttaaaaataagcatataaaacatttagtaagtttaaaatgagtccttaggttctttggttcatagttgggagcgaaaatgtcattttagcctaaatatgtcctataacgaccaaacaagccttaaatgtgtataagtagttagaataagtcttagaaacttaaaactaagcatattaaacatgtaataagtttaaaataagtccttaggttctttattttaaagttgggatcgaaaatgccttattttatcctaaatatgacctataacgatcaaacaagcattaaatgggaataagtagattagaataagtcttagaaacttaaaactaagcatatttatcatataataagtttaaaatgagtcattaggttcttaagttcaaagttgggagcgaaaatgtcattttagcctaaatatgacccataacgacacaatgagccttaaatgtgcataaatggattggaatgagtcctagaaagttaaaaataagcatataaaacatttagtaagtttaaaatgagtccttaggttctttggttcatagttgggacctataacgaccaaacaagtctcaaatgtgcataatagataggattgagtcttgaaaagttaaaaataatcatatgaatcatgtaataagtttgaaattagtttttaagttcgttagatcaaagttgggagcgaaaatgtcattttagcctaaatatgacctataacggccaaagaagtcatgaatgtgcataaatagattggattaagtcttgtaaagttaaaactaatcatataaaacatttaatatgtttaaaatgagtcctaaggttctttatttcatatttgggagcaaaaaagcctcattttagcctaatatgacctataacgaccaaacaagccttaaatttgcataagtagattggaatgagtgttagaaagttaaaactattcatattaaacatgtaataagtgtaatactctgagaaaatatgtagcttttcctatttggtttattgttcacaaatcaggatctttggacaacaacaaatgcttattaatccaagaagcttttcctatttggttaaaacccacacattattcacaatcttcaacttttgtgataatcataaatcataatggACAAGCACTGTAGAATAGAGGTAGTCTAGATGCCTGAAAAACCTATAGCCTGGATATCGAACCTCCTAGTTAGATGAAAGCTCATACCTGACCAGATGCGGCCAATCCATCAGTTAAAAGAGAGACAGCCAACCACACTTGCATACAGATTTGATGAgcagccatagctagaggacctTGACGAGCAGCCATCGAGGTCCCAATCGTCATAGTTATCAAAACAGCCACAGTTCTTCCAATCAGAAATCCACCTGGAAAAAAGGTAAACATAAGGAAACAGACGGCAATCCAAACATGTACGAGTAACACTTTAAGTAGGTACAAACAATGGCCACTTAAGCAGACTAATTTAAGAAGTTTGTAATGGTGATTATTAAGTAGAAGGTTATTAAAATCAATGTGTTGGATAAAGAATCAAAAACAGAAAATAACCATAAACATTTCTCTGACACTCACCAGATTTTAAATAGACCCCAAACTTCAGATCTCCAAATTTTGGAGGTAATAATATTACTCTCTTGCTAAGAAACCAAATCATCAAGAAGCTACCTATGTATCTGGAGCACAAACAAGCAGCATGATTACCAATATAGTTAAAAGAAAGCCGACTAACAGACTTCAGGAAGAAAGTGCATACTGAGACACAACAGTGGCAGTGGCTGTTCCAGTGACACCCatctgaaaataatttatgAAAAGCGGGAACAGAAAAACAGCTGCAAGATTGGCAACACCTGCATGCAGATCATCAATGTACAGACATAAAAAGTCAAAAAGTCAATATCTACACCTGCATTGGCCGTATCTGATCCCACAATAGAATTCAGTGAAGATTTACCAGTAGGACTATTAGAAAGAGCTAGCTGGCTAATCTGAGAAGTAGCAGACTCCAGAAATTGCTTTAAATTTGGATCTTTAACATCTGTCTCCTCCATATCCTCATCAGCTGAATATTTTGAGTTCTTAGCTCTATGAACGACAGCTTACCAAAGCCGAATTAACTAATCAATCTTCtgttaaaaacttaaaacatatatacaaatggggggggggggggattataCTATTTTGAGATTGAGGCTATCACGAATGATTTATTTTCAGGGATGAAGAAGCTATGCTGACCTAAAAATTATACTCACAAGCCAGAATGATTATCACCCGGAATCTACACTACAACAAACTAATAACCGACCTTACATATCATATGGAAAAATGGTAGCTGCAAAGAGATCATTGACTTCTTGGACTCTACCGAGATCTCACAACTTTATGAGAACAACTGGGTACGACCTCTAAGAATAGTACTTTCATGAAAAAAATTGTTACACTTTCAAATTAGGATGTCTTTTAAGCAAAAAGCTTGTAATGTGGAACAGAGATGAAGGCCAAAATATAATCATAACGGGAAGACCAGAACTCGTCATCAAAACATGATTTGGAATAAagcaagggaagttaagccaaaCCAATGAGTCAGTGACAACAACTGTACACTACCTCACTAAGTCTATATACAGGAAAATCTAGCAGAGGATGCGCATAGAAAATAGTTGCATTGTTACATTGATTTATTTTGTCAGTGTCTCTCACATACTCCTACCATGTTAGGCCTAGCTACAGTGACTggacaaacgaattgaacaaacaaattaaacaaaccgtaaaaacaaattgaacaaaccctaaaaacgaattgaacaaacgaattgaaccctaaaaacgaattgaaaaaatgaattgaagaaacgaattgaacaaaccctaaaaaagaattgaacaaacgcaaagaaccctaaaaacgaattgaaaaaccctaattcttaaaacaaaaatcagGTAAACGAATCGAGCAAACCTAAAAGAGGGGACAGGTAGCCGCGGCGAAGAGGTTGACGGAAAATAGGACGCGAGCAACTTTCTTTCTTGAAACCACCGGCTCATGTTTCATTATCCAATCCCACATCTAATAAGACCACACCAAATATACTTGTGGAAGAAATCAAATTACTAGTCGTCTTATAATAAACAATGATTACATTCATGATACACAGACtaccaaataaacaaaaatatcaCATAAATGGAGGAAAAGATTGGCATTAGAATGCAGAACAATGAAATCCAACTATCTAATGGAACCAATTACTAAAATTTTGTATATATTTGATTTCCAGAATTCCTTGCTTTTCTACACAGTAACTGGTTGCAACATGTAATTATCTTTGCTCAGGAGTTTCTTAGCATAGGAAAAATAACACATGAAAATGAGATCCTCTATTAACCAAACCATACAATCGAATCTATGAACTGAATCCCCAATTAAAAGCTGACCCATGGTTCCTTTGCCAATCCCCCCCACATAAAAGGCtttaaattcaatcaaaacaaacaaattcaCAAGCATAACCAACTCAATTATACAGTAGCTCACACTTTATCATTACTTAATGGAAAAACCCAGTTAATGATGTTCAAAttcgcagcaacaacaacaacaacaaagaaaacTGAAATTGTGCATAAATTAAGGTGCTTAAGAGAAAATTTTACCCATTGTTAATTTGGCGACGTTTGGAGTCGACATATTTGCTCAATCGAACCGCCTTCCTTTTCCGCACATCAAGAATAGgactcaaacaaacaaaaaaaattaaatgtatGAATCCACCAAAATCAAGTTCCGCAATTCCAATTGATTAGAAATTGCAACTCGACATCTACAATACCAAAACCTAGTTGTGAAATTGGAATCGAAATCAAAAGGCAGAATGATGATAAAAACTGTACCTGGATTTCTTCCCGGTGTCGAATTCATGTGCATTTATTCGAGTTAGACGATGGGCATCTCTGCACCAACCCAAACCCTTTTCTTCCCCAATTCCCTTTTCCATTaaatctctttctctctcgcTTCTAAATTTGGCGCGTCACTTTAGGATcagatttttaaaaccctaattcttaaaacaaaaatcagGTAAACGAATCGAGCAAACCTAAAAGAGGGGACAGGTAGCCGCGGCGAAGAGGTTGACGGAAAATAGGAAGCGAGCAACTTTCTTTCTTGAAACCACCGGCGCGAGCAAGCTAAGTTTTTCCTTGGAACCAACGGCCGAGCAAGCTAATAGGTGGCCTCTGGCGAGGAGGCTAGAACCACCGACGAAGAGAAAgggtttttttttgaggggatgaCGCAGGGAAAGTTAAGGGAGAAGAAGGGAGTTGAGAGTGAGAGATGcttaatttgttttgaattagtTTCAACGAATATTGCAGCGAAATTTTTTTTACccgggttattgcagggggctttaacaagtacgctgcaacaaaaacgagctattgcagcgggcttttaaaatgtacgctgcaacaaacttttttgcagggaacaattaaattgtacgctgcaataaccctttaaagggtttgacccgcgttgaccgactggttgttgaagcgtattaacacatgtacgctgcaacaagggggttgcaacaggggttttttctactagtgcatactagatcacatttatatcttatgcatgttttaagttatttattgcttttaaatatgtcttaattatgcatgagattatggcttgattatgttgcatgattaaggattttagttcacttaaaatctaacctacatagtaagagccttaagttccaaacttaaaaatcgagttaaaaggtgccatgccaaaataacacttacttggataacctttacatcaatcttagtaatagttttccgccatagcgaggtgttacttattgattctaaaggggtaaggtacacaaataattgagagtacatgttagttttggtgaaactcaacgatataagtaaggagtccttttatgtcgtggaaaattcgataggtttacctaataagttcttagacgtacctatcaaccaagagtagtttctagactattagcaaaaggcttttgcttacctaattttttttagaattgagtctaaatacataatgtgcttaattcttcaatggttttagggtcttggaatcattttattcacacctgccggaacacataacttgaataaaatgcttaataaacattaaattatgcatgcatgctagaatttgagtttattaagagaaactgtgaatgattatttatttgtttattctttttcaattgtagttttaactatgacaaacaacaatcaaaacatcatcatgggttctgagcttatgatcaagctgaacctaacgaattttcttgaatgggaagctaagcttgttgaaatagtcagactcaatggacttgagtatgtactgttgcATCCGATGcta
This genomic stretch from Spinacia oleracea cultivar Varoflay chromosome 3, BTI_SOV_V1, whole genome shotgun sequence harbors:
- the LOC130469842 gene encoding protein DETOXIFICATION 45, chloroplastic-like; this encodes MEKGIGEEKGLGWCRDAHRLTRINAHEFDTGKKSRAKNSKYSADEDMEETDVKDPNLKQFLESATSQISQLALSNSPTGVANLAAVFLFPLFINYFQMGVTGTATATVVSQYIGSFLMIWFLSKRVILLPPKFGDLKFGVYLKSGGFLIGRTVAVLITMTIGTSMAARQGPLAMAAHQICMQVWLAVSLLTDGLAASGQVYTPRNAPILVRKLMWFVSNGLSVLPASIYYWLERA